One Triticum dicoccoides isolate Atlit2015 ecotype Zavitan chromosome 5B, WEW_v2.0, whole genome shotgun sequence genomic window carries:
- the LOC119308446 gene encoding bifunctional bis(5'-adenosyl)-triphosphatase/adenylylsulfatase FHIT-like, which produces MLLGLCSALRSRALLLPLTPPPRTATLRRRTWLRATSSLSSPPSPEMEASAYKFGPYRIDAREVFHATPLSYAMVNLRPLLPGHVLVCPKREVKRFTDLSTDETSDLWVTAKEVGVRLEQYHKASSLTFAIQDGPQAGQTVPHVHIHVIPRKKGDFENNDEIYDAIDVKEKEMKEKLDLDVERKDRTMEEMSHEANEYRALFS; this is translated from the exons ATGCTGCTTGGGTTGTGCTCCGCCCTGCGCTCGCGTGCCCTCCTCCTCCCTCTGACCCCGCCGCCTCGTACGGCCACCCTTCGCCGCCGGACTTGGCTGCGGGCCACCTCCTCCTTGTCatctccgccgtcgccggagatggaGGCGTCGGCGTACAAGTTCGGGCCCTACAGGATCGACGCGAGGGAGGTCTTCCACGCCACGCCCCTCTCATACGCCATGGTCAACCTACGCCCCCTCCTCCCTGGT CATGTCCTTGTGTGCCCCAAGCGTGAAGTGAAACGCTTTACTGATCTAAGTACTGATGAGACAAGTGATTTATGGGTCACTGCAAAGGAAGTTGGTGTACGGCTTGAGCAGTACCACAAAGCTTCTTCGCTTACATTTGCGATTCAG GATGGTCCTCAAGCTGGCCAAACAGTCCCGCACGTCCACATCCATGTGATCCCCAGGAAGAAGGGAGATTTCGAAAATAATGATGAAATATATGACGCG ATAGATGTGAAAGAAAAAGAAATGAAGGAAAAGCTTGATCTGGATGTTGAAAGAAAAGATAGAACCATGGAAGAAATGAGTCATGAGGCTAACGAGTACCGTGCTCTTTTCTCCTAG
- the LOC119308445 gene encoding protein LURP-one-related 8-like — protein MCLLLSGSTSGPTSMSRIHPSDRGDGARRAARTAAERQQQLPAVYTVWKRSSMGFQGTDGFSVYDAAGRLAFRVDNYARRPKAFAGELLLMDGRGAPLLSLRPQIFSLHDRWNCYRVAPGEESCPDTDRSSSAQQLFSMLKCAALQSTDDAEVHMSSASTATTSGRGCRAPPSPPPGYRVEGCFSRRSCKITRSDGQEAARILRKKAGGPTASAAAPPRPVALGDDVFSLVVRPGVDAATVMAIVVVMDRICRKPYAPMACSSQ, from the exons ATGTGCCTGCTGCTCTCTGGTAGTACCAGCGGACCAACCAGCATGAGCAGGATCCACCCTTCCGATCGCGGCGACGGCGCCCGCCGCGcggcgcggacggcggcggagcGGCAGCAGCAGCTGCCGGCGGTGTACACGGTGTGGAAGAGGTCCAGCATGGGGTTCCAGGGCACCGACGGCTTCTCCGTCTACGACGCCGCCGGGAGGCTCGCCTTCCGCGTCGACAACTACGCCCGCCGCCCCAAGGCCTTCGCCGGCGAGCTGCTGCTCATGGACGGCCGCGGCGCCCCTCTCCTCTCCCTCAGGCCGCAG ATCTTTAGCCTGCACGACCGATGGAACTGCTACAGAGTTGCACCGGGAGAAGAAAGCTGCCCGGACACGGACAGGAGCTCCTCCGCGCAGCAGCTCTTCTCCATGCTGAAGTGCGCCGCTCTGCAGAGCACGGACGACGCAGAGGTCCACATGTCGTCGGCCTCGACGGCGACGACGTCAGGGCGCGGCTGCCGGGCTCCGCCCTCCCCTCCTCCCGGCTACCGCGTGGAGGGCTGCTTCTCCAGGAGGAGCTGCAAGATCACCAGGAGCGACGGCCAGGAGGCGGCACGGATACTGAGGAAGAAAGCCGGTGGACCTACGGCGTCGGCAGCGGCGCCGCCCAGGCCCGTCGCTCTCGGCGACGACGTGTTCAGCCTGGTCGTTCGGCCGGGCGTGGACGCCGCCACGGTCATGGCTATTGTCGTTGTCATGGACCGGATCTGCCGGAAGCCCTACGCACCAATGGCGTGCTCTTCACAGTAA
- the LOC119305410 gene encoding uncharacterized protein LOC119305410, producing MVTAAAVQCGQTGGCAAAFYASWAASARAEDRAAARRPMAAAAEPRDTAFAVGRCHAGHRPLAAAAAVLYAPGRLIEKDAGPECILRHAGAVVHGRLGVQRWEQPGRRMSPLREEPSQGKHRPGHGSLPKFALDGIKNDALEGAAPEERSPLDADGYCGREHRA from the exons ATGGTAACTGCTGCCGCTGTGCAGTGCGGGCAGACCGGTGGTTGCGCCGCCGCGTTTTACGCCTCGTGGGCTGCCTCTGCCCGGGCTGAGGACCGCGCTGCCGCACGCCGGCCTATGGCCGCCGCCGCGGAGCCGCGAGACACCGCGTTTGCTGTCGGGCGTTGCCATGCCGGGCACCGGCCGTTGGCCGCTGCCGCCGCTGTGCTTTACGCGCCTGGCCGCCTCATCGAAAAAGATGCAGGCCCGGAGTGCATCCTCCGCCACGCCGGGGCCGTGGTCCACGGCCGCCTCGGGGTGCAGCGCTGGGAGCAGCCGGGCCGAAGGATGTCGCCACTCCGCGAGGAGCCTAGCCAAGGGAAACATCGTCCGGGCCATGGGTCGTTGCCGAAGTTTGCTTTGGATGGCATTAAAAACGATGCCCTAGAG GGCGCCGCACCAGAAGAGCGGTCGCCGCTCGACGCCGATGGGTACTGCGGGCGCGAGCACCGCGCTTGA